From the genome of Solanum lycopersicum chromosome 7, SLM_r2.1:
ATTAGTGGACCCATCAGAAAAGGGGATTTAAAGAAGGATAATTGTAATTCCCTTTGAACGACACAGGTAACATCAAAACTACTTGGAATTTGATGCAAGTCAAAGAACTCACTTGATTATCATCAAATGAGACATCCTGGGTAGCAGCACTTGTCGTGATACCTGAAACACATTCACACGCAGGAAGATTCCAAACAGATAAAGACTGGCCACTTCCACAAGCCTGTGAAGTCAAACAAAGTGGCAATAAGAAATATACTTGATACAGGAAAGTTACTTTTACGCATGAAAAGTCGATGAGCATATTCATCTCTTTGATTTAAACCTCAAAGTTGTGAAGCAACAAtgaatcaagaaaaagaaaatgacaaaaagaaACAACTTTAAACACAGATTGCATGGTCTGATGCAAAACATGAATCAACAAGAAGTTTAGGTATGTTATTGCATATTGCGAAGCAATTGGTAAGCTCCATTTCTTATCTGGAGCCAAGAGATATCTAATACCATTAAGTCACACTTATAGTCACAGTTTAGGTATGTAGGGCCCTGTCCCGGTGATCTGTCATTATATGGTTATAAATTCCATTAGAGGCTTCGTAGACCATTTAAAGTTGTCATGGCTCATGAGTAATTATAGCATTTAAAGTTGTCATGGCTCATGAGTAATTATAGTTTCAGTTGCCGACTATATTAGTGTGGCCAATTGGCCAACACGCCTTATGTATAGCATCTATCTATTGTCTAAACTCTTTATGTATAATGGGTCATCTGATTAGCACAAGCCATTTGTATAGCAGGTACTCATATGGACCCTTGTTCGTCCCATGCGAATGGGGGCATGACAACAGTTACAAATACATCAGATGTCCATTAGCAATCAAGCAACACAGTACTTGGCTCGAGGCTCTACGTCTAATGCATATAGCTGTTTCATTACCATGTTATCTCAACATGAACTTAGTTTCACAAGGCCAAATACTACAAGTTATGCTCTATGTAAAAACAACAAGCAGTTCACACATCCCTACCCAGGTCGCTATTTCATCAGACATAaccagtgttatcaaaggcaCGCTTAGACCTGAAGCGAGGCTTAAAACagacgacggtctgtcctacacaaccgtcgatgggatcagaaactcccaaaaattcaGTCGGGAAAAATTGGCTaaagtcttgatcgacggacgAACCAACAGCCCGTAGGTCAGATGACGGTCCATAGTGCGTGACCGTCGATCGAGActcccattcacccactctctgacaagagctacaGATGACCAGCACGGACcataggtggacctacggtccgtaggtctaaccgtaggtggaaaatttgcagacagttaaggggaaatgcagttgggtcaacttcaaatggtcataactcttagcgcaaaatgaattaggtgtcacATTACCTACCCacatataaataattgaattagctttccatagctaccgaccttgctaaaatcaaaccttcgagtaaaaagttatgcccattttagtaaaggtctgTCAAACAGGCCTaatcgacggacccaacgacggggcgtcggTCAGACGACGAACCGTCAGTCCTAGCCGTCGTTTAGTTCGACAGCAActttcccaggggtcttttggacTTCCCACTCTGTTTAAACCCCAAATAACATTGTTTTcgccctaaatcatcatattttagtcagtttaatcctagaaacataattgaaaacatatctaagtcaaatcattaaatcaaaacttagaaaattagaagcaagagaggagaaaaagctcaagaaccctagttcaagaacgccacaagttccagcagttccagccccaaaaccttaagtatttttccgtgaatttcatcaccaggtatgtgggatttcactagtgggttcctttcacacaatgggtccctagttttcagtcaaattcttgattctcttatcatgattaaacctagagtttctagaactttgatagagcttcatgatttagttaaatatatgtttcaaatcagattatcatgttattactcaaattatcgcatgaatttcaaaccctagctatgtattgctttagttcttgaattacacatgctacgtcagatatttcagacatttcagatatacatgcctcagttataaatgcataattaccagattaattggtGCATtttcagtttgcatgttcagtttcgacctatccagtatttacagaaactcggACATAATCAATtgatttacagaattcattgggagtagcataataccgagttgaaCTAGGATTCAgcatacccaattagtcccaaaACTACAAGCCAAgcaggttgtaagtcccctctgtgggcaatcagtttagtgatcacgccagcatgcatttatacctttggcaaggtatattggttcctctcgatggggcgtatgcATTGAACTCCACAtatagctcatgtggttttattatcggttattagtagctcccacagatcagtcaaactctctgcattgaccatttatcagtatattcagtattcagttttagcatgttataaattggtcattgcatccagttagcttagatttcagtttatcatgtcaaattattatacttgctattttgcttgttcagttatgatttatttcaactttactctattctacatgcttagtacatttcaagtactaacgcatacgtgcactacattttctcgtgatgtaggttcaagttctcagcatccagatcacacataaatcgatttcccgatctccaattccgcagattcagtggtgagttctcattctccgaggacaacagtcatgagcttcattttagtctttagtcatttagtttcagtttttgctagatttagctggggcttgtcccagtatttctagtccagtttagaggctattttcagacatatttagattcaacttagtattgagttaatatttcttttgtattaaactcattgttttcaaatttcTCAGCtgtagaatatgggtattccccatcttttcagacTAAATTaagatttagcttccgcatcagtttattattctttagtatgctcatgatcatgccagcagggttagcttgggatcacttgtggtcttaGGTTCTGTGTCCGTGTCTTGGGagtagctcggggcatgacaactTACAAACTGCAAGGTGTTCCTCATAAAACAATCACACTAACATCTTTCCAATCAGATGTTGAAGAACAGATGTTGCCTAGAGATGCAATGTTAAGCCTTATGAAGGCAGATTATAAGCTATGTTGCGCAGACTCTTCAATTTTAGAGCCGAACCCGTCTCGACGCGAGACTAGTGCAGGTGCGGGGTGTGGGTCGGATTCGGTCAATCCGATTCGGATCCTTTGACTAGAGCCGAAAAAATGAGCAAGAAAATACTAATTTCAAGGCGAGCGAAAGTTAGACGACTTTTCTACAACGAAGTTGTCACAAGGTCTGATGCTCCATAGAAAAGAAATCTTGTACAATAATAGAGAGGAGGTGAAGGCTCCATGGGAGAGAAGAATAAATTAAATGTCTTCTTCTTGAAACAGAAGAGAgagaaaacttttttttcttgaaaaggaACACAGAAGGCTAAAGGTTTTTTTGGGAGAAGAGAGGGCTTTCTTGGGAGAAGAAAGGGCAACaccataatttcttttttttataataaataaaagaaattataattttttaaaaatcaattactGCAATAACTAgtcataattaatttatgcttTTAAATTTGCACATTTATAATTGATATGTTTTAAGTATAGAGTTTTACaagatatttaatattattattattataactatattttataatattgaataattttagCCGAATCCCCGCACCCGTACCCATACTCGGATTCGCACCCCCgaatctaaaaatttaaattttgtcgAATCCGACTCTCGGAGTTGCATCTGTCTCGTATACCCGCACCCGAGACCGAGCAACTTAGATTATAAGCACATAGACCTCTCTTCTAATGTTGGTGATGCTTCTGTTTTACATCTTCAGCCATATGGCCAAAAATCTTTGTTAGCTGCAAAGTTTTCAGATTTTCGCCTTGAGGACAAGTCGTCTTTCGAGGAGGGGTGTACTGATAAGGCACGTATCTTCCATACTTATTCAAGGAGGAAGAAGCGAAGAAAGATAGGAGAAGATACTGATTTGCATCTTCTCAAATTACTGGAGGTTTCACCCATGGAGCAATGAGTAGTTTCATACTGTTATTAGGAGTTATGACAGTTTCTTACTGCTATGAGTTAAGGCAGTTTCTCACTGTTATTAGGAGTTATCTTTATCCTAAATAGTTATAAAGtggttattttttatatattgcatAATAGAATATCTAGAAAATAAGCAAACAGATGGccatatatcttttaaatgcAGAAAAGGTTGTTCTAAGAGATACGAGATACTTGTCtctctttgtattttctatTGTTCTTCGAGATACGAGATACTTGTGtctctttttgtattttctgttgtttttaTTCAGTATAAAACCGCAGTTTCTATCAGTTTGCATGTCCAACAGTTAAACGCATGTCATTCTATTAAATGTTCCATAGTCATATTGTTTGATTAAGGCTAGAGAATTAGTGCGAGTGATCTTTGAATTACTATATTGACTATGGATTTTGTTGGATTATTATTCTCcatttattgattattattcTCCATTTATTGCTCTCACTGCTTATATGATTGGGTAAGTGAATGGATGATTGGTTTGCCCGACAGGTGGTGTTAGTGGGTGCCAGTCTATGGGGTATTTTGAGATGTGAATTTTCcaaataaagtgaaaaatattttgtttacatGGTCAAACGCCACTGAACATTGCAACAAAAGTAATTGCAGTATGACAGCTCTAACCAAACAACAATTATTATAGTTCATACAGTAGCAAATGGACAAAGAAAGTTAGTTTGGTAATGGCATCTGAACTCTTACCAGCCAACTCTCGCTTGCATCAAGAGCTATGCAACTGACATACGGATACAACTCCTTTAACTTCTTATCCTTCTGGGGATCAATTATTTGAATACATTTACCAGTTCTGCAATCTAAGACAATTTCATAAAATGGCAATCAATAATCAACACATAAAGATAGAtcaaaaatgagaaaatcaTGTGTTACTCCCAAAGTAAGGAAGAGCCCAAAGCAATCAATTGAAGGCAAAATTGGCAAATTCATCAGGGCTGGCCTTgtgttccaaaaaaaaaaattataactacagctcctatttattttttttttggagcaAGAATAACTACTGCTCGTATTATtagaaggaatatgaaagataTACCCCATATCCGTGCTGTCCCATCCTCTGAACCAGTTATGACCTGAAAATTGCCGAGGgagtgagagagagaaaaaaagaagcaaaagtGGGCCAAATTCAAGGTACAATTGAAGTTTCAAGAAATactatatttaaaaaacaaaagggTGCTATTGTACTTCACAAGTGCATAAAATGGAAATGGGTAAGACCAGCCACAGAGAGAGAGTGTATGCATGAGAGACAAACATAAATTTTTACCTGATTGTGAGAATTTCGCGCAACAATGCAGTGCAAGTAGTCCGAATGTCCTTTAAGAACCATCTTTATTTCATTCGTCTCCTGAGCACCATAATTTAAATCACATTATCGTCAAAAAAGTCTTAGTTAgaagatttcttttttcttctatttggaaaaagaaaaaaactccTTTTAAGAAGCAAAGAATTACGTAGGGACTAGTCGCTAGTGGAAACGAAAAGAAAGAAGTAATTAAGAAATACTATAATATCATAATCAACCATGCACAATGCACATATACATACCACATCCCAGCAATATGCACAAGAATCACCAGAAGCAGCAAATATGGATCCGGTCTACAATAGAacacaaaaaatgaaataagcATATGTAGACAGGACAATGTGGAGGTAGGAAACTGGATTTGagagaagcaagagaggaatCCATGAGATATAAATGGTAAACGCAGAAGTATAAACAAAGTTAGCTAAGTCACATGCTTTGAACTAACAGCTCCAACTATGGCATCCAGACCCCAAAGTCCACTCAGCATGAATACTTAAATGACTACCACCTCATAGGGTTGTTGCAGAAGCCTTCTCCAAATTAGGTATTATGATATCAAATGCACAATTCTCAACTCCAAATGGAGTAGGTTGATGATGTACTAAATAAGATTGTAAACCCCCTCTTCCCTACGCCCCGCCCACCACCCCCCAAATACACACAGAGCATCAAAGAAACAGATGAATAAGAGTATAGTACAAAGTGTCCACTACATTGAAGTTCTTTTGTAGTTCATCCAATATTTAGCACTTCAGTAAATTGTCTGATTTGAAATGAAAGCTTCCCCCACTACCATGCTCTGCTCTCTTCTtcgtaaaaaatgaaataaaacaaactatTCCCTCACTGCTGCACAGCAGATAAGTTTCAGAAGAATCATCATAATCTAGTGAAGAACCCAAGATATTCCTTCACAACGAAGAGCATCTGTAGTGATACAGCTGGTTTCACCTCTCAGATTTAAGAAGCATCGAACATTAGAAGATAACTAAGTCACTATTCACATCTACCTCCTAGCAGCCAACGCATAACCAGAAATCAGACTTTCCTATAGTTCAATACTCTCACCCTATAGCATCAATCAAGAAGCCGCTCGGCTGGTTTAGAAAAAGATATAGAGGTACCTGAGTATTAACAGCCACGCAATTATTTTCAGGTATTGGAGAAAGCGCCCCCCATGGACCTCTGAGATATGAGAACGTGGTTGGAACACAAATGAGGCAATAATAGTATAAAGTAGAGGAGGATGAAATAATAGAACCATCATAAGCAGTAACCACTAATTTTCAGATCTAGAAGACAAATGTCAAAGACAACATTTCATCTACACACCAATCCAAGaagttctttaaattaaaaacaatcaaAAACTTTAATTGCATAATATATTTGTTCAGCGTCCCCCCTCCCCCAACACCCAAACCCCCTGATTTCAGGTAAGCAGTAAAAGCTACTAACATTATGTATGAGAGAAAAATTTCAATAGCCATCAGTAAGCAGGAAACTGAAAAGACAAAATGTTTAAATACTGAGCAGGACATCTTTTGTTGCACGCCAATTTCTAAGGATGCAATATCAACACACAAGAGTAATGCAAACTGTGTGAGAAAATAGTAAATTTCCACCCTAACCACAAGCTTTCTTTGAAGCCCCTACAACATGGGATATTtgaaaaaatctgaaattattttatgtttcttgATAACTTAGATATTTGAAGAAAtctgaaattattttatgtttcttgATAACTTACTTCTTCTGAGGATTTACCAAGTCAAGTACCGGCTTTGATACGCCTCCTGaatagtaaaaaaagaaaagtaagcaGAGAATTCAACTCTCAGCCAAAAAGCAGTAACAAAATAGTTTCAAGTTGCATCAACATCACAGTGAAAACCAGACGGCCTATCGGCATTCAGCTGATGCTTTGACTTGCAGAATTTTTCTGCCCAAACAGAAAAAGGATGTTGATGTTCAAAAGGTAATTTGGTTTATGGCTGCTAAACTAGTATCTAAGAGGACAgacaacaaaatataatgtgGGAAGCAAGAAAGAGGCTTCTTACAGAATTAGGCAAGAAAATTTCAAGACAAATATTTTGCCAGTTCATTAGGTGCAGCAGAAAGTGCATTCCCTCACTTCTCTTTCATCCAAGATTAATAATATTTCTTGCACTGGTAGATCTATGATGCAATAGGGACACAATATTAGaatccaaattttctttgcttTTGTTGAGTCCTACATTGGTGGGCTTAGGAAATTTGGTCTTGTGCAATCCTCCCttcatgagctagcttttggtgTTGAGTTAGGTCTAAGGTTCATTTCTTTATCGTGATATCAGATCCATGGCCAACCTAATTCATTATTTCATCTGATGTTGGGCCCCCTATCTTGTATTAACCAAGCTTCAAATTTCCAGTCCTAGGCATACGAGGGTGGTTGAGTCCCATACCGCTGGGGTTGGGAAATTTGGTCTTCCTCTAAGATGCTCGGACTCGGGTGTGGGTGTCCGATACAGGTGTGGATCTAAAGATCAGATCCTTCATGGTCTAATTTTTAAGATCCAGGGATATGGATCCATGTATGTATACGGGTGCAGCGATTCgcctaaaaataattagaatatCTAAAAATAGAGCTATAAAAcctaaattttgagaaattatgTGGAGAACTTGAGGAGAATCATGGAAGGAGATCCAAGGAAAGGCAGTAATATAGAAATTTCTACATAAAAGGTATTTCATTTCCTTCAATTTCACCTTAGCttttgtattgattacagaaatcatcaaaactagtgcgggttacctctcctatgtggtttgcgagctattgcataggagcgaaattttaccctgtgcgcacccaaaaGATTAGTGGCTGCGGGTTTTCCTTGTCGTAAAAAAAAATGGACACTAACAcccatatttcatattttttctctcGTTCTTCCTCTCCCTCTTTACATCCCACAAAGCAACactaaaaagaaagagagaacaaatatgaaaaataaaagaaaagaataattttttgaaaaacacaaAAGAGATTTTTGAGTGTAAAAAAGTCATGTGAGTCACATGCCTTCTTTAAT
Proteins encoded in this window:
- the LOC101264535 gene encoding THO complex subunit 6 isoform X3, with protein sequence MATAMDCRNWEEDIYRDSIILERESQCRTVFRTAFAPNPDHNSYPDLIVAAISDGSIAAYSISSCLGLNSAGNSLVPVAEPSWLVQGHDGPAYDVKFYGNHEDSLLLSCGDDGRIRGWKWKEMLGSTESAQGGVSKPVLDLVNPQKKGPWGALSPIPENNCVAVNTQTGSIFAASGDSCAYCWDVETNEIKMVLKGHSDYLHCIVARNSHNQVITGSEDGTARIWDCRTGKCIQIIDPQKDKKLKELYPYVSCIALDASESWLACGSGQSLSVWNLPACECVSGITTSAATQDVSFDDNQVLSVGAEPLLSRFDLNGGHSSSWLRRNSGYCITIW